A single region of the Plantactinospora soyae genome encodes:
- a CDS encoding GDSL-type esterase/lipase family protein has product MIWTAGFRTAVISPYEQLQFSEPCGFADQTVRQVLHMAGGGEAFRVRLTNRYGRTPLTIGAATVAVGHRQAALTFDGGAEQCVVPAGEEAVGDPVDLPVAAGTDLVVSLYLPEKTGLATYSHRPAELARIVDGNHVTSDALSRAEQVESRFYISGVDVLAPDTAIAVAFGDSWFEGVGTRTSANHRSVDFLNRRLQRGWVVNQGIAGNRLLRDGIGEHALARFDRDVLPIPALTHVLVHFGINDLALPAILGEPPATAEALIEGFTALANRAHEADLKILAGTIGPFAGGGPGVGTREALAIRREVNDWIRTAGAFDAVFDVARAVANPHAPDYIHPGLDSGDGMHLNDNGAKAMADAVNLDDLALHTSGADRPSTPDGP; this is encoded by the coding sequence CGCCGACCAGACCGTACGTCAGGTCCTGCACATGGCCGGCGGTGGAGAGGCTTTCCGCGTACGCCTGACGAACCGTTACGGCCGCACTCCGCTGACCATCGGCGCCGCGACGGTCGCCGTCGGCCACCGGCAGGCTGCCCTCACCTTCGACGGCGGCGCCGAACAATGTGTCGTCCCGGCCGGCGAGGAGGCCGTCGGGGATCCGGTCGATCTTCCTGTTGCCGCCGGCACAGACCTGGTCGTCAGCCTCTATCTTCCGGAGAAGACCGGTCTGGCCACCTATTCCCACAGGCCGGCCGAACTCGCTCGGATAGTCGACGGGAACCACGTCACGTCTGACGCGCTTTCTCGGGCCGAGCAGGTGGAATCCAGGTTCTACATCTCGGGTGTCGACGTGCTGGCCCCGGACACCGCGATCGCCGTGGCCTTCGGCGACTCCTGGTTCGAGGGAGTCGGCACCAGGACCAGCGCGAACCATCGCTCCGTCGACTTCCTCAACCGGCGCCTTCAGCGAGGGTGGGTCGTCAACCAGGGCATCGCCGGGAACCGCCTCCTGCGCGACGGGATCGGCGAACACGCGCTGGCGCGCTTCGACCGCGATGTGCTGCCGATACCCGCCCTGACCCACGTTCTGGTGCACTTCGGCATCAACGACCTCGCCCTGCCCGCCATCCTGGGTGAACCTCCCGCCACCGCCGAGGCACTCATCGAAGGCTTCACCGCCCTGGCCAACCGCGCCCACGAGGCGGACCTGAAGATCCTCGCCGGCACCATCGGTCCCTTCGCGGGCGGCGGCCCCGGGGTCGGCACGCGGGAGGCCCTTGCGATCCGACGCGAGGTGAACGACTGGATCCGTACGGCGGGCGCCTTCGACGCCGTCTTCGATGTGGCCCGAGCCGTCGCCAACCCGCACGCCCCCGACTACATCCACCCCGGCCTGGACAGCGGCGACGGCATGCACCTGAACGACAACGGCGCCAAGGCGATGGCCGACGCGGTCAACCTGGACGACCTCGCACTCCACACTTCTGGTGCTGACCGACCGTCGACGCCGGACGGGCCGTAG
- a CDS encoding TetR/AcrR family transcriptional regulator, whose amino-acid sequence MLPSRPSPHQPRKTPQQQRARQTRQRILDAAARVFTEYGYAAGTTDRIAEAAKLSVGSVYQYFPNKDSILLTLTLAHIDEGIEAVRASLTAVATSPVRPEQWLPAMVGAYADLHSHNPRLHKVLFEESPRPPELLDRFHQAERDAADAVEQFLRSDPSLDLADPTRSARVVVAVIESLVHRFVSQRPDDVDSPHLTSEIVDLLVAYLRAERV is encoded by the coding sequence GTGTTGCCTTCTCGGCCGTCGCCGCATCAGCCCAGGAAGACGCCCCAGCAGCAACGCGCCCGGCAGACCCGACAGCGCATCCTCGACGCGGCGGCTCGCGTTTTCACCGAGTACGGGTACGCCGCAGGCACCACCGACCGCATCGCCGAGGCCGCGAAACTGTCCGTTGGTTCGGTGTACCAGTACTTCCCGAACAAGGACTCGATCCTGCTCACCCTGACCCTGGCCCACATCGACGAGGGCATCGAGGCCGTGCGAGCGAGCCTGACCGCCGTCGCCACCTCGCCGGTGCGCCCGGAGCAGTGGCTGCCGGCGATGGTCGGCGCGTACGCCGACCTGCACAGCCACAACCCGCGCCTGCACAAGGTGCTGTTCGAGGAGTCTCCGCGCCCTCCCGAACTGCTCGATCGATTTCACCAGGCCGAACGGGACGCCGCCGACGCCGTCGAGCAGTTCCTGCGTTCCGACCCCAGCCTCGACCTCGCCGACCCGACCCGCAGCGCCCGCGTCGTGGTGGCGGTCATCGAGTCCCTGGTCCACCGGTTCGTCAGCCAACGACCAGACGACGTCGACAGCCCCCACCTGACCAGTGAGATCGTCGACCTGCTGGTCGCCTACCTACGCGCGGAACGCGTTTAG
- a CDS encoding tetratricopeptide repeat protein: protein MNFSENVRAAFRRGETDAVVRMSEAEIVRAQAAGDPAGEVEARYSLARVAIRGGDLPGGQARAREALAVAVRSGDRSLEERPRHVLAAVARMSGDLLRARELYQESIALNEALDQPKTVNSEYHNLAFCELGLGNLDVARKLFAEGRERVFHHGWADFVPYVCVAGAALASAEDDYLRTARMIGVADAAFASLGQVPDPDDAADLAKARAAATEALGPAAFAEEYARGQLLDPRAAFADDRR, encoded by the coding sequence ATGAACTTCAGCGAGAACGTGCGCGCGGCGTTCCGGCGCGGTGAGACCGACGCCGTGGTACGCATGAGCGAGGCCGAGATCGTCCGGGCCCAGGCGGCCGGAGACCCGGCGGGCGAGGTGGAGGCCCGGTACAGCCTGGCCCGGGTCGCCATCCGCGGCGGTGACCTCCCGGGCGGCCAGGCCCGGGCCCGGGAGGCGCTCGCGGTCGCGGTGCGCTCCGGTGACCGGAGCCTCGAGGAACGGCCGAGGCACGTGCTGGCTGCCGTGGCCCGGATGTCCGGCGACCTGCTCCGGGCCCGGGAGCTGTACCAGGAGAGCATCGCACTCAACGAGGCGCTCGACCAGCCGAAGACAGTCAACTCCGAATATCACAACCTCGCCTTCTGTGAGCTGGGTCTGGGCAATCTCGACGTGGCGAGGAAACTGTTCGCCGAGGGCCGTGAGCGGGTGTTCCACCACGGCTGGGCCGACTTCGTGCCGTACGTCTGCGTGGCGGGCGCCGCGCTCGCCTCGGCCGAGGATGACTACCTGCGGACGGCACGAATGATCGGTGTCGCGGATGCCGCCTTCGCGTCGCTCGGCCAGGTACCGGATCCCGACGACGCGGCCGACCTCGCCAAAGCACGCGCCGCCGCGACCGAGGCGCTCGGCCCGGCCGCCTTCGCCGAGGAGTACGCACGAGGGCAGCTCCTCGACCCGCGGGCGGCCTTCGCCGACGATCGACGCTGA
- a CDS encoding alpha/beta hydrolase, whose product MNGAQRSYDEVTHWRGYQRFYAAHLRYDPGKAPREQWWRWRGTDVHLDRLVAPDAPVKLILVHGAGGYGRMLAPYARLFAHTSPVEVVAPDLIGYGLTGAGKRPVAYQDWIDCLADLVAAEQARDGRPVILFGASMGGMLAYSVAARGGVSGLIVTCLLDPRDVAVRMRMTRLPIMGRLAVPALHQMRALDRLRIPMRWVANMAAMSNNPSLTTLVATDPCGGGNLVPMRFLRTFLCSAPAVEPEEFTTCPVLMTHPAADRWTPLELSLPFYERIAATKRLRLLDEAGHLPIEEPGLTQLNHAVQDFVGQLLPR is encoded by the coding sequence GTGAACGGCGCACAACGCAGCTACGACGAGGTCACCCACTGGCGCGGCTACCAGCGGTTCTACGCCGCACATCTGCGGTACGACCCGGGCAAGGCCCCGCGCGAGCAGTGGTGGAGGTGGCGCGGCACAGACGTTCATCTGGATCGCCTGGTCGCACCGGACGCGCCCGTCAAGCTCATCCTGGTACACGGCGCCGGCGGCTACGGACGGATGCTGGCCCCGTACGCCCGTCTGTTCGCCCACACCTCACCGGTGGAGGTGGTGGCGCCGGACCTGATCGGCTACGGGTTGACCGGGGCCGGGAAGCGACCGGTCGCCTATCAGGACTGGATCGACTGCCTCGCCGACCTGGTGGCGGCGGAGCAGGCGCGCGATGGCCGACCGGTGATCCTGTTCGGGGCGAGCATGGGTGGGATGCTGGCCTATTCGGTCGCCGCGCGTGGCGGCGTCTCCGGGCTGATCGTGACGTGCCTGCTCGACCCACGCGACGTCGCGGTCCGGATGCGGATGACCCGCCTGCCGATCATGGGTCGGCTCGCGGTGCCGGCGCTGCACCAGATGCGTGCGCTGGATCGGCTCCGCATCCCCATGCGCTGGGTGGCGAACATGGCTGCGATGAGCAACAACCCGTCGCTGACCACCCTGGTCGCCACGGATCCCTGCGGCGGCGGCAACCTGGTCCCGATGAGGTTCCTGCGTACCTTCCTGTGCTCAGCCCCGGCGGTCGAGCCCGAGGAGTTCACCACCTGCCCGGTACTGATGACGCACCCGGCAGCCGACCGCTGGACCCCCCTGGAGCTCAGCCTGCCGTTCTACGAACGCATCGCCGCGACCAAGCGCCTTCGGCTCCTCGACGAAGCCGGGCACCTGCCGATCGAGGAGCCGGGCCTCACCCAGCTGAATCACGCAGTCCAGGATTTCGTCGGCCAGCTCCTGCCGAGGTGA